A section of the Ruania halotolerans genome encodes:
- a CDS encoding glycoside hydrolase family 1 protein produces the protein MTLRSTDRHTSRPSGRPVPFAPTAPLPALRDSSVTFPDGFSWGAATAAYQVEGAASQDGRAESIWDVFCRVPGAVDGGHDGAVACDQYHRYREDITLLRELGVDFYRFSTSWARAMPDGRTVNRAGMDYYSRLVDELLAAGISPWLTLYHWDLPQALEADGGWPIRDTAYRFADYAVAMHEVLGDRVPIWTTLNEPWCSAFLGYTAGVHAPGRQSPDAGLAAAHHLLLGHGLALGELRRRDPDASVGLTLNFTVADPYDPADPADVEAARLEDGFFNRIFLDPIFTGAYPADIIEDTRHLGLLEHVRDGDLELISAPIDVLGVNYYNGAAVSGHPGQDAPEGQNRPDGVRSGRAQVRRPVSSPNPVGGVHHRSRGLPTTDMGWEVQPEGLTRLLTRLQRDYSGPRGTAMFVTENGAAYPDVVGPDGSVDDQDRIGYLDAHLRAVAAAIEDGADVRGYFAWSLLDNFEWALGYSKRFGLVRVDYETQERTVKASGRWYARVARTNHLPPVPAGLGSRS, from the coding sequence ATGACCTTGCGCAGCACCGATCGCCACACCTCCAGACCGTCCGGCAGGCCCGTGCCGTTCGCCCCGACCGCCCCGTTGCCCGCACTGCGGGACTCCTCGGTGACCTTCCCGGACGGCTTCAGCTGGGGGGCCGCCACGGCCGCCTATCAGGTGGAGGGGGCGGCCAGCCAGGACGGTCGTGCGGAGTCGATCTGGGACGTCTTCTGCCGGGTGCCCGGTGCTGTCGACGGCGGTCATGACGGTGCGGTCGCGTGCGATCAATACCACCGTTACCGCGAAGACATCACACTGCTGCGCGAGCTGGGTGTGGACTTCTACCGGTTCTCCACCTCCTGGGCGAGGGCGATGCCGGATGGGCGCACCGTCAACCGGGCGGGCATGGACTACTACTCGCGCCTGGTGGACGAGTTGCTCGCCGCGGGAATCAGCCCGTGGCTGACGTTGTATCACTGGGATCTGCCGCAGGCGCTGGAGGCCGACGGCGGATGGCCGATCCGGGACACGGCGTACCGGTTCGCTGATTACGCGGTGGCGATGCACGAAGTGCTCGGGGACCGTGTGCCGATCTGGACCACACTGAACGAACCGTGGTGCTCGGCCTTCCTCGGGTATACCGCGGGAGTGCACGCGCCGGGCCGTCAATCGCCCGACGCTGGTCTGGCGGCAGCCCACCATCTGCTCTTGGGGCACGGTCTGGCGCTCGGTGAGCTCCGCCGTCGGGATCCTGACGCGAGCGTGGGCCTCACCCTGAACTTCACGGTGGCAGACCCCTACGACCCGGCTGATCCGGCTGATGTGGAGGCGGCGCGGCTCGAGGACGGATTCTTCAACCGCATCTTCCTCGACCCGATCTTCACCGGGGCCTACCCGGCCGACATCATCGAGGACACGCGCCACCTCGGTCTGCTGGAGCATGTCCGCGATGGGGACCTGGAGCTGATCTCGGCCCCGATCGACGTGCTCGGGGTGAACTACTACAACGGGGCTGCCGTCTCCGGTCACCCTGGCCAGGATGCGCCGGAGGGGCAGAACCGGCCCGACGGCGTCCGTTCCGGACGTGCGCAGGTCCGCCGTCCGGTCAGCTCACCGAACCCTGTCGGTGGCGTGCACCACCGCAGCCGCGGGCTGCCCACTACGGATATGGGCTGGGAGGTGCAGCCGGAGGGGCTGACTCGGTTGCTGACGCGCCTGCAGCGGGATTACAGCGGGCCGCGGGGCACGGCGATGTTCGTCACCGAGAACGGTGCGGCATACCCGGACGTGGTCGGGCCCGACGGCTCGGTGGACGATCAGGACCGGATCGGCTATCTCGACGCACACCTACGGGCGGTGGCGGCCGCGATCGAGGACGGGGCGGATGTACGGGGTTACTTCGCCTGGTCCCTGCTGGACAACTTCGAGTGGGCGCTGGGATACAGCAAACGGTTCGGCCTGGTGCGGGTGGACTACGAGACGCAGGAGCGCACGGTCAAGGCGTCCGGGCGCTGGTATGCGCGAGTTGCCCGGACCAACCACCTCCCGCCGGTGCCGGCAGGGTTAGGCTCGCGGTCATGA
- a CDS encoding carbohydrate ABC transporter permease, with amino-acid sequence MTSVGVTAQTAGKSAARAAARRRDRGSRAARVASRRPGWVTYALLALILAISIFPLYYTLLLGSSTQQEISQRAVPQWLPDLSLFDQFATIVTTSQINFWKALANSLIISTTASLAVVLFSTLAGFAFAKLRFAWRRGLLVFVIATMAVPTQLGVIPLYILMTDLDWVGKLQAVIVPAMLCPFGVFWMTQYLSSALPYELVEAARVDGASMFRTFRSIALPAAAPAAAMLFLFWFVMQWTMFFWPSIVLSSQNPTLPLVVEALQGNYFTDYSLVMAGVFLITFPLLVIFAIAGKQLVAGIMTGAVKG; translated from the coding sequence ATGACGTCCGTCGGAGTCACCGCACAAACCGCCGGCAAGTCCGCCGCCCGAGCCGCAGCACGGCGCCGGGACCGCGGCTCCCGGGCCGCTCGTGTCGCATCCCGTCGCCCCGGCTGGGTCACCTACGCGCTCCTGGCGCTCATCTTGGCGATCTCGATCTTCCCGCTCTACTACACCCTGCTGCTCGGTTCGTCCACGCAGCAGGAGATTTCCCAGCGAGCGGTGCCGCAATGGCTGCCCGATCTGAGCCTGTTCGACCAGTTCGCGACGATCGTGACCACCAGCCAGATCAACTTCTGGAAGGCACTGGCGAACTCGCTGATCATCTCCACCACCGCCTCGCTCGCCGTGGTGCTGTTCTCCACACTCGCCGGGTTTGCGTTCGCGAAGCTGCGGTTCGCCTGGCGGCGGGGGTTGCTCGTCTTCGTGATCGCCACGATGGCGGTGCCCACCCAGCTCGGGGTGATCCCGCTGTACATCCTGATGACCGACCTGGACTGGGTGGGCAAGCTCCAGGCCGTCATCGTGCCGGCGATGCTGTGCCCATTCGGGGTGTTCTGGATGACGCAGTACCTGTCTTCGGCCCTGCCCTACGAGCTCGTCGAGGCAGCCCGGGTGGACGGCGCCTCGATGTTCCGGACCTTCAGGTCCATCGCGCTACCCGCGGCGGCCCCTGCGGCGGCGATGCTCTTCCTGTTCTGGTTCGTGATGCAGTGGACGATGTTCTTCTGGCCTTCCATCGTGCTGAGCTCGCAGAACCCGACCCTGCCACTGGTGGTGGAGGCCCTCCAGGGAAACTACTTCACCGATTACTCACTTGTGATGGCCGGCGTCTTCCTCATCACGTTCCCCCTGCTGGTGATCTTCGCGATCGCCGGGAAGCAGCTCGTGGCCGGCATCATGACCGGCGCGGTCAAGGGCTGA
- a CDS encoding carbohydrate ABC transporter permease — translation MTLLNAPAPARNDLDNRPPRRVGFSQRLGRWDVKFSPYLYISPFFLLFALIGAFPLVYTAYVSVHEWNLLGGQGEFVGLQNFTDVLGQPIFWKSVANTFSIFVLSAVPQLALAITIAALLDQNLRSATFWRMGVLVPYVVAPVAVSMIFGRMFADQYGLINAILGGIGFDPIGWHSDRLASHVAIATMVNFRWTGYNALILLAAMQAVPRELYEAAVIDGAGRLRQFFSVTVPQIRSTMVFVVITATIGGMQIFDEVRMFDALGMGGPSRNWMTTVLYLYDVAWGNQKNFGRAAAVAWLLFMLIVCIGLINFYLTTRIAAADGVRSSRRRRPKALLAQAPTGAGAPVPPSARPPSSPRPHPTPETDHTHGGEGR, via the coding sequence ATGACCCTCCTGAACGCTCCCGCGCCTGCGCGCAACGATCTCGATAACCGGCCGCCGCGTCGCGTGGGCTTCTCGCAGCGCCTCGGGCGCTGGGACGTGAAGTTCTCGCCCTACCTGTACATCTCCCCGTTCTTCCTCCTGTTCGCTCTCATCGGCGCCTTCCCGCTCGTCTACACGGCCTATGTCTCGGTGCACGAATGGAATCTGCTCGGTGGTCAGGGGGAGTTCGTCGGCCTGCAGAACTTCACCGATGTGCTCGGTCAGCCGATCTTCTGGAAGTCCGTGGCGAACACCTTCTCCATCTTCGTGCTCTCGGCCGTCCCGCAGTTGGCGCTGGCCATCACGATCGCCGCACTCCTGGACCAGAACCTGCGGTCGGCCACATTCTGGCGGATGGGGGTTCTGGTGCCCTATGTGGTGGCGCCGGTGGCGGTCTCGATGATCTTCGGGCGCATGTTCGCCGACCAATACGGGCTGATCAACGCGATTCTCGGTGGGATCGGATTCGACCCGATCGGATGGCATAGCGACCGTCTCGCCAGCCACGTGGCCATCGCGACCATGGTCAACTTCCGGTGGACGGGCTACAACGCCTTGATTCTCCTGGCCGCGATGCAGGCGGTACCGCGCGAGCTCTACGAGGCGGCCGTGATCGACGGTGCCGGCAGGTTGCGGCAGTTCTTCTCCGTCACCGTCCCGCAGATCCGTTCCACGATGGTCTTCGTGGTGATCACGGCCACGATCGGCGGGATGCAGATATTCGACGAGGTCCGTATGTTCGACGCCCTCGGGATGGGCGGGCCGAGCCGGAACTGGATGACCACCGTGCTCTATCTGTACGACGTGGCCTGGGGGAACCAGAAGAACTTCGGGCGAGCGGCCGCCGTCGCCTGGCTTCTGTTCATGTTGATCGTGTGCATCGGGCTGATCAACTTCTACCTCACCACCCGGATCGCCGCGGCCGACGGCGTCCGGTCGTCGCGCCGTCGACGCCCCAAGGCGCTGCTCGCCCAGGCACCAACGGGTGCGGGCGCGCCCGTGCCGCCGTCGGCCCGTCCACCATCGTCACCACGGCCGCATCCCACTCCCGAAACAGACCACACACACGGAGGCGAGGGCCGATGA
- a CDS encoding ABC transporter substrate-binding protein, giving the protein MFSTTIRARRIVAAATGALVVAGLAACSDDAGGAEGETGAESGDDVTLTVATFNQFGYTEEMLDRFEEEHPGVTVELVTADTSEAARTNLTTKIAAGGEGLSDIEAIEVDWLPELMQYPDLFVDLSDPELESRWHDWKVEQATTPEGQLLGYGTDIGPEGICYRQDLFADAGLPTDPAEVAELLGGDDATWEDYFAAGRDFVANSDAAWFDGAQATYQGMVNQLESAYEDAETGEPLDLATNTAVKDLYDQVLAASVDDELSAGLELWTADWDAAFQNDGFATMLCPAWMTGPVEERAGGVDGWNIADVFPGGGGNWGGSFLTVPASGANTEQAQELAAWLTAPEQQTEAFENAGTFPSQVEAQSSEEVQSFTNPFFNDAPVGQIFTSRAEAIDVVPFKGANYFSIHQGVQDALLRVDVTGEQDPEASWDGAVETFNSLGLM; this is encoded by the coding sequence ATGTTCAGCACAACCATCCGCGCACGCCGCATCGTGGCAGCCGCAACAGGAGCACTCGTCGTCGCCGGTCTCGCCGCGTGCAGCGACGATGCCGGAGGAGCCGAGGGCGAGACCGGAGCCGAGTCCGGCGACGATGTCACCCTCACCGTCGCCACCTTCAACCAGTTCGGTTACACCGAGGAGATGCTCGACCGATTCGAGGAGGAGCACCCGGGCGTCACCGTCGAGCTGGTCACCGCGGACACCTCCGAGGCAGCACGCACCAACCTCACCACGAAGATCGCCGCCGGCGGTGAGGGCCTGTCCGACATCGAGGCGATCGAGGTGGACTGGCTCCCCGAACTGATGCAGTACCCCGACCTCTTCGTGGACCTCTCCGACCCTGAGCTGGAGAGCCGCTGGCACGACTGGAAGGTCGAGCAGGCCACCACACCCGAGGGCCAGCTCCTCGGCTATGGCACGGACATCGGCCCCGAGGGCATCTGCTACCGGCAGGATCTGTTCGCCGACGCAGGACTACCCACCGACCCCGCTGAGGTGGCCGAGCTCCTTGGTGGGGATGACGCCACCTGGGAGGACTACTTCGCTGCCGGGCGCGACTTCGTCGCGAACTCCGACGCCGCATGGTTCGACGGCGCCCAGGCCACCTATCAGGGCATGGTGAACCAGCTCGAGTCCGCTTATGAGGATGCGGAAACCGGTGAACCGCTCGATCTCGCCACGAACACCGCCGTCAAGGACCTCTACGACCAGGTCCTCGCCGCCTCGGTGGATGACGAGCTCTCCGCCGGTCTGGAGCTGTGGACGGCCGACTGGGACGCCGCGTTCCAGAACGACGGCTTCGCCACCATGCTCTGCCCGGCGTGGATGACCGGCCCGGTCGAGGAGCGCGCCGGTGGCGTGGACGGCTGGAATATCGCAGACGTCTTCCCCGGTGGCGGCGGCAACTGGGGCGGCTCGTTCCTGACCGTCCCGGCCTCCGGTGCGAACACCGAACAGGCCCAGGAGCTCGCGGCCTGGCTGACCGCCCCCGAGCAGCAGACCGAGGCATTCGAGAACGCGGGCACGTTCCCCTCGCAGGTGGAGGCGCAGTCCTCGGAGGAAGTGCAGTCGTTCACGAACCCCTTCTTCAACGATGCCCCAGTCGGTCAGATCTTCACCTCCCGCGCAGAGGCCATCGACGTGGTGCCGTTCAAGGGTGCGAACTACTTCTCCATCCACCAGGGCGTTCAGGACGCACTGCTGCGCGTTGACGTCACCGGCGAGCAGGACCCCGAGGCGAGCTGGGACGGCGCTGTCGAGACGTTCAACTCCCTCGGCCTGATGTGA
- a CDS encoding trimeric intracellular cation channel family protein has protein sequence MLDPDAVIRWLDLTGVLFNAILGGVVARSHRLDPIGFAVLAILSGLGGGLIRDTLLQAGPPVALTDNAYVLTALAGAVIAYAIRLEGRIWDKAFPPIDALALGLWAAVGAQKALAVGLGPLAAVMLGVVTAVGGGFVRDVVMRQVPRILGRSTLYATCALAAAVVATALTVLESSTIGSLVGAAVGAVFCLLAQWRGWVLPESMGWKPPRPSFHRLRRLASRTVRRRSPGS, from the coding sequence ATGCTTGACCCGGACGCCGTGATCCGGTGGCTCGATCTCACTGGGGTGTTGTTCAACGCCATCCTCGGCGGAGTGGTGGCTCGCTCCCACCGGCTGGACCCGATCGGTTTCGCCGTGCTCGCGATCCTCTCCGGGCTCGGCGGCGGATTGATCCGGGACACGCTCCTGCAGGCGGGTCCGCCCGTGGCTCTCACCGACAATGCCTACGTGCTCACCGCCCTCGCGGGAGCTGTGATCGCCTATGCGATCCGGCTCGAGGGACGCATCTGGGACAAGGCCTTCCCACCGATCGATGCGCTCGCACTCGGACTGTGGGCCGCCGTCGGTGCACAGAAGGCCCTGGCCGTGGGACTCGGGCCCCTCGCGGCGGTCATGCTCGGGGTGGTGACCGCCGTCGGAGGCGGTTTCGTGCGGGACGTGGTGATGCGACAGGTGCCCCGCATCCTCGGACGATCGACGCTCTATGCGACCTGTGCGCTGGCTGCCGCCGTGGTGGCAACCGCACTCACCGTGCTGGAATCGAGCACGATCGGTTCTCTGGTGGGCGCAGCAGTCGGAGCCGTGTTCTGCCTGCTCGCGCAATGGCGCGGGTGGGTGCTTCCCGAGAGCATGGGCTGGAAACCTCCGCGCCCCAGTTTTCACCGGTTGCGCCGGTTAGCGAGCCGTACGGTGCGGCGCCGATCCCCCGGCTCCTGA
- a CDS encoding histone-like nucleoid-structuring protein Lsr2, protein MATRTIIDLTDDLDGTPAEHTVRFSLEDTVYEIDLNSANRDKLTRALAPFAAAARRVRGGIAEADSARTETPVDPRAVREWARARGFDIPAKKRVPSHVIDEFRAAGN, encoded by the coding sequence GTGGCCACCAGGACGATCATCGACCTGACCGACGATCTCGACGGCACACCAGCGGAGCACACGGTGCGGTTCTCGCTGGAGGACACCGTCTACGAGATCGACCTGAACAGCGCCAACCGGGACAAGCTCACCCGGGCCCTCGCTCCGTTCGCCGCGGCCGCTCGCCGGGTTCGCGGGGGGATTGCCGAGGCGGATTCCGCACGCACGGAGACACCGGTGGACCCGCGCGCGGTACGCGAATGGGCCCGCGCACGAGGTTTTGACATCCCCGCGAAGAAGCGTGTGCCCTCCCATGTGATCGATGAGTTCCGCGCAGCCGGGAACTGA
- a CDS encoding alpha/beta hydrolase → MSTSSPDILGDDWVQRTLTLLPDTGLPAPEATLVHERGAGSRRRAVLYVHGFTDYFFQADHARAWTEAGYDFYALDLRDYGRSIRPGRTPNFVTDLAVYDEEVGLALGEIRAAGAQEVVLLGHSTGGLIASLYASDHPGAIDALVLNSPWFDLNSSWVNRVITTRVLDAVGPLLPRLRVSTLGEPYGRSLHTSTGGEWEYDLTWKPIEDVPVYAAWLRAVRRGHARVARGLDVQVPVLVCTSARSGHPARPTAADLAGADCVLDVRHIWQRAPQLGVDVTVRRFEGGLHDLALSVAAVRASYEHSVFAWLAERLPSS, encoded by the coding sequence GTGAGCACAAGCAGTCCGGACATTCTTGGCGACGACTGGGTACAGCGAACCCTGACCTTGCTCCCGGACACCGGCCTCCCAGCGCCGGAGGCCACCCTGGTGCATGAACGGGGCGCAGGCTCGCGACGGCGCGCGGTGCTGTATGTGCACGGGTTCACCGACTACTTCTTTCAGGCCGACCATGCTCGAGCCTGGACCGAGGCGGGGTACGACTTCTACGCCCTGGACCTGCGCGATTACGGCCGCTCCATCCGCCCGGGGCGCACCCCGAACTTCGTCACCGACCTCGCCGTCTACGACGAGGAGGTGGGCCTGGCGCTGGGCGAGATCCGGGCTGCTGGCGCACAGGAGGTGGTACTCCTCGGCCACTCCACCGGTGGGCTGATCGCTTCGCTGTACGCCTCGGACCACCCGGGCGCGATCGATGCCCTGGTGCTGAACAGCCCGTGGTTCGATCTCAACTCCTCCTGGGTGAACCGGGTGATCACCACTCGCGTGCTGGACGCCGTCGGGCCGTTGCTGCCTCGGTTGCGGGTGAGCACCCTGGGTGAGCCGTACGGGCGCAGCCTGCACACCTCCACCGGTGGTGAGTGGGAGTACGACCTGACCTGGAAGCCGATCGAAGACGTACCGGTGTACGCCGCGTGGTTGCGGGCGGTGCGGCGCGGGCACGCCCGGGTGGCACGTGGTCTCGACGTCCAGGTGCCGGTGCTCGTGTGTACCTCCGCGCGCAGCGGCCACCCGGCCCGCCCCACCGCAGCCGACCTGGCCGGTGCGGACTGCGTGCTCGACGTGCGCCACATCTGGCAGCGCGCCCCGCAGCTCGGCGTGGATGTCACCGTGCGCCGGTTCGAGGGCGGGCTGCACGACCTGGCGCTGTCCGTGGCAGCCGTTCGAGCGTCCTACGAGCATTCCGTGTTCGCCTGGCTGGCGGAACGTCTGCCGAGCTCCTGA
- a CDS encoding aminotransferase class V-fold PLP-dependent enzyme, translating into MSENPVLPLVGAETIVPLTVPREGETAIGYANLDYAASAPALAAVADAVTRALPLYASVHRGAGYLSQVSTALYEQSRIAVGRFTGARADDVVVITRNTTDSLNLLGGCVPGRVLVLDIEHHANLLPWQRHGADVLAARNTVAETLTALSDALARTAYALVTVTGASNVTGEALPISDVVQIAHSAGARVAVDAAQLAPHRPFSLEATGADYVAISGHKLYAPYGAGALVGRRDWLDAGTPYLAGGGAVTNVTAEETTWEPAPQRHEAGSPNVIGAIALGVACTQLESVTEELTAHDGVLRDRLVAGLEAIEGVQVLHLWPDSADPTAVVSFSLPGHDAGLVAAYLSAEHGVGVRDGRFCAHPLLAAKGLDAGLRASIGLGTTAEHVDRLIAGVQQYLTTGPQASYAVVNGRWQPEDDQRELPEAIALLQDLHADVGAPSVLATAAAGSGCGPAPAAPPTVADVLAGASH; encoded by the coding sequence ATGTCTGAGAACCCCGTCCTTCCCCTCGTCGGCGCCGAGACGATCGTTCCGCTGACCGTGCCCCGCGAGGGCGAGACCGCGATCGGCTACGCCAACCTGGACTATGCCGCGAGCGCACCCGCCCTGGCCGCGGTGGCAGACGCCGTCACGCGGGCCCTGCCGCTGTACGCAAGTGTGCACCGCGGCGCCGGATACCTCTCGCAGGTGTCCACCGCCCTGTACGAACAGTCCCGGATCGCCGTCGGGAGGTTCACCGGCGCCCGCGCCGATGACGTGGTGGTGATCACCCGCAACACGACCGATTCACTCAACCTCCTCGGCGGTTGCGTGCCCGGCCGGGTGCTGGTGCTCGACATCGAGCACCATGCGAACCTGCTCCCATGGCAGCGTCACGGCGCGGACGTGCTGGCCGCACGCAACACCGTGGCCGAGACCCTCACTGCACTCTCCGACGCCCTGGCGCGCACCGCCTATGCCCTCGTGACGGTGACCGGTGCCTCGAACGTGACCGGGGAGGCACTGCCGATCAGCGACGTGGTCCAGATCGCGCACAGTGCCGGCGCCCGGGTGGCCGTGGACGCCGCCCAGCTCGCCCCCCACCGACCGTTCTCCCTCGAGGCCACCGGCGCGGACTACGTGGCGATCTCCGGGCACAAGTTGTACGCGCCCTACGGCGCCGGAGCGCTGGTGGGCCGCCGGGACTGGCTCGATGCCGGTACCCCCTACCTCGCCGGGGGCGGTGCCGTCACCAACGTGACCGCTGAGGAGACCACCTGGGAGCCGGCGCCGCAGCGGCACGAGGCGGGTAGCCCGAACGTGATCGGCGCGATCGCTCTGGGTGTCGCCTGCACCCAGCTCGAATCCGTGACGGAGGAGCTCACCGCCCACGACGGCGTCCTGCGGGACCGATTGGTGGCCGGGCTGGAGGCGATCGAGGGAGTGCAGGTGCTGCACCTGTGGCCCGATTCGGCAGACCCGACGGCGGTGGTCTCCTTCAGCCTGCCCGGGCACGACGCCGGTCTGGTGGCTGCGTACCTCTCCGCCGAGCACGGTGTCGGGGTGCGGGACGGCCGTTTCTGCGCCCACCCGTTGCTCGCTGCCAAGGGGTTGGACGCAGGGCTGCGGGCGAGTATCGGCCTGGGCACCACTGCCGAGCACGTGGACCGACTGATCGCTGGGGTGCAGCAGTACCTGACCACTGGGCCGCAGGCCTCCTACGCCGTGGTGAACGGGCGCTGGCAGCCGGAGGATGATCAGCGCGAGTTGCCTGAGGCGATCGCATTGCTGCAGGATCTGCACGCCGATGTGGGGGCGCCGTCGGTGCTGGCCACTGCGGCCGCGGGGTCCGGGTGCGGACCGGCGCCGGCCGCACCGCCGACGGTGGCCGACGTGCTGGCCGGCGCCTCACACTGA
- a CDS encoding FGGY-family carbohydrate kinase, which yields MTGAEHLLAIDLGTSGARAGVVTGTGDVVATHATSWSVQSPRPGWAEQDPNEWWAHAVEAVRGAMAGAGIGADAIAGLCVDTTSATVVAARRDGVPLRPAILWMDLRAVVEAEQLTAAGAGAGYSGDRPVSAEWGLPKVMWVRHNEADVWAETEVICDCADWLVHRLTGQWTMSVSHAAAKYFHDGTRGGWPEAVYGPIDGSDILARFPPRVLQVGEVVGPLTGAAAEALGLRTGTPVVEGAVDAYAAAVGLAVVRPGPTALITGSSHVVIAQTEQPGQLRGLWGGFTDAIVPGQFTIEGGQAATGTMVAWFRRALAGHAAAEAKQRGCDVYDVLNEQAAGVPIGSEGLVVLDHFQGNRSPHTDPYARGVIHGLGLHHSEAHVYRALLEGIAYGTAEVLGVLDRQLPTSGEVRVTGGPAASRLWMQIQADVLGVPLTFGRAPIGSLLGSAAIAAVGVGLFPDVDAATEQMVHLGEVLQPDPEAHEAYQFHAEQYLRTYPALREILELGAMNRP from the coding sequence ATGACCGGTGCTGAGCACCTGCTGGCCATCGATCTGGGTACCAGCGGGGCGCGCGCCGGCGTGGTCACCGGGACCGGGGACGTGGTGGCCACGCACGCCACCTCATGGTCGGTGCAATCGCCACGGCCGGGCTGGGCCGAGCAGGATCCGAACGAATGGTGGGCGCATGCGGTCGAGGCGGTCCGCGGCGCCATGGCGGGCGCGGGCATCGGCGCGGACGCGATCGCGGGACTTTGCGTGGACACCACCAGTGCGACCGTGGTCGCGGCCCGTCGCGATGGTGTGCCGCTGCGCCCGGCCATCCTCTGGATGGACCTGCGAGCGGTCGTCGAAGCGGAGCAGTTGACGGCGGCCGGCGCCGGGGCGGGGTACTCCGGTGACCGGCCGGTCTCCGCCGAGTGGGGCTTGCCGAAGGTGATGTGGGTGCGGCACAACGAAGCAGATGTCTGGGCCGAGACTGAGGTGATCTGTGACTGCGCGGACTGGCTCGTGCACCGGCTCACCGGGCAGTGGACCATGTCGGTGAGTCACGCGGCCGCCAAGTACTTCCACGACGGCACCCGCGGCGGGTGGCCGGAGGCGGTGTACGGGCCGATCGATGGTTCGGACATCCTTGCCCGGTTTCCGCCCCGGGTGCTTCAGGTCGGGGAGGTCGTCGGCCCGCTCACGGGGGCGGCTGCCGAGGCGCTTGGCCTGCGCACCGGCACGCCGGTGGTGGAGGGAGCGGTGGATGCGTACGCCGCAGCAGTCGGCCTGGCCGTCGTGCGCCCCGGACCGACGGCGTTGATCACCGGGTCCTCCCACGTGGTCATCGCGCAGACGGAGCAGCCCGGGCAGCTGCGTGGCCTCTGGGGCGGTTTCACCGATGCGATCGTGCCCGGTCAGTTCACGATTGAGGGCGGGCAGGCAGCCACGGGCACGATGGTCGCGTGGTTCAGGCGGGCCTTGGCCGGCCACGCCGCCGCCGAGGCGAAGCAACGGGGCTGCGATGTGTATGACGTGCTGAACGAACAGGCCGCGGGTGTGCCGATCGGCTCGGAAGGTCTCGTGGTGCTGGACCACTTTCAGGGCAATCGGAGCCCGCACACCGACCCGTATGCGCGTGGCGTGATCCACGGCCTTGGCCTGCACCACAGCGAGGCGCACGTGTACCGGGCCCTCCTTGAGGGCATTGCCTACGGTACGGCGGAGGTGCTGGGCGTGCTCGATCGCCAGCTCCCGACGTCCGGAGAAGTCCGGGTGACGGGTGGACCGGCAGCGAGCCGGCTGTGGATGCAGATTCAGGCCGACGTGCTGGGCGTCCCGCTCACCTTCGGTCGTGCCCCGATCGGGTCCCTCCTCGGCTCGGCCGCGATCGCCGCCGTAGGCGTCGGGCTGTTCCCGGATGTGGATGCCGCGACTGAGCAGATGGTGCATCTGGGCGAGGTGCTGCAGCCGGACCCCGAGGCTCACGAGGCCTACCAGTTCCATGCAGAGCAATATCTTCGCACGTACCCGGCTCTGCGGGAGATCCTCGAGCTCGGGGCCATGAACCGTCCCTAG